In Nostoc sp. GT001, a genomic segment contains:
- a CDS encoding RNA-binding protein produces the protein MSIYVGNLSYDVTQEDLSGIFAEYGTVKRVQVPTDRETGRPRGFAFVEMGTEAEETAAIEALDGAEWMGRDLKVNKAKPKEDRGDRGSFGGGNRGGYGNRGGGGGGGGRY, from the coding sequence ATGTCAATTTATGTAGGTAACCTCTCTTATGATGTTACACAAGAAGATTTAAGTGGTATTTTTGCAGAATATGGTACTGTAAAGCGCGTTCAAGTACCTACTGACCGTGAAACAGGTCGTCCGCGCGGCTTTGCTTTTGTGGAAATGGGAACTGAAGCTGAAGAAACTGCTGCCATTGAAGCTCTAGACGGTGCTGAGTGGATGGGTCGTGACCTAAAAGTGAATAAGGCTAAACCCAAGGAAGACAGAGGTGATAGAGGTTCCTTTGGTGGTGGTAACAGAGGAGGATACGGCAACCGCGGCGGTGGCGGTGGCGGTGGCGGACGATACTAA
- the rpsU gene encoding 30S ribosomal protein S21 has product MTQVIVGDNEHIESALRRFKREVSKAGIFPDMRKHRHFETPLEKRKRKEVAKHRQSKRSFRN; this is encoded by the coding sequence ATGACCCAAGTAATTGTAGGTGACAATGAACACATTGAGTCAGCCTTACGACGATTTAAACGAGAAGTTTCCAAGGCGGGAATTTTCCCAGACATGAGAAAGCATCGTCATTTTGAAACACCCTTAGAAAAACGCAAGCGCAAAGAAGTTGCCAAGCACAGACAAAGTAAGAGAAGTTTTCGTAACTAA